In a single window of the Campylobacter fetus subsp. testudinum 03-427 genome:
- the purD gene encoding phosphoribosylamine-glycine ligase (Pfam matches to PF01071.15 GARS_A, and to PF02844.11 GARS_N, and to PF02843.12 GARS_C), which translates to MNILIIGSGGREYAIALRLKQDENVKNIYFSPGNGATTKIGQNIITKDFYELAQFAKSNSIDLSIVGPENALSAGVVDIFKQNGLNIFGPSKAAAMLESSKAYMKEFLAKNGIRTAKFINTDSYDEASKFIDSLSSTVVVKADGLCAGKGVIIAKNHEEAKKAALDMLSGDSFGDAGKRIVVEEFLDGFELSFFAICDGENFVSLPVAQDHKRLLDNDKGPNTGGMGAYAPSPLADAKLIKRVEDEIVHTTLKGMQEEGAPFCGVLFVGLMIVNDTPYVLEFNVRFGDPECEVLMPLIDGNLSQILLDAATKKLTNISLKNSVAIGVVLASKNYPYSSSQKAKIIVENVPEGTHIDYAGVSSNGDELYADGGRVLVAVAVGQDIKEAHKKAYELVKNIKFDGMQYRKDIAYQALK; encoded by the coding sequence ATGAATATTTTAATTATAGGAAGCGGTGGCAGAGAATACGCCATAGCGCTTAGATTAAAACAAGATGAAAATGTTAAAAATATATACTTTAGCCCCGGAAACGGCGCAACAACTAAAATCGGTCAAAATATAATCACAAAAGATTTTTATGAGTTGGCACAATTTGCTAAATCAAACAGTATAGACTTGAGCATAGTCGGACCTGAAAATGCTTTAAGCGCAGGAGTTGTCGATATATTTAAACAAAACGGTTTAAATATCTTTGGTCCTAGCAAAGCAGCAGCAATGCTCGAAAGCTCAAAAGCGTATATGAAAGAGTTTTTGGCTAAAAACGGTATAAGAACTGCTAAATTTATTAATACAGATAGCTATGATGAAGCTTCTAAATTTATAGATAGCTTAAGCAGCACGGTAGTTGTGAAAGCCGATGGATTATGTGCAGGAAAAGGCGTTATAATAGCCAAAAATCATGAAGAAGCTAAAAAAGCCGCACTAGATATGCTTAGCGGAGATAGCTTTGGAGATGCTGGAAAACGCATTGTTGTAGAAGAGTTTTTAGATGGTTTTGAACTTTCGTTTTTTGCTATTTGCGATGGTGAGAATTTCGTATCTTTACCAGTAGCGCAAGATCATAAACGTCTTTTAGATAACGACAAAGGTCCAAATACTGGAGGAATGGGAGCTTATGCGCCAAGTCCTCTTGCAGACGCTAAACTTATAAAACGTGTTGAAGATGAGATAGTGCATACGACCTTAAAAGGTATGCAAGAAGAAGGAGCGCCGTTTTGTGGAGTTTTATTTGTAGGGCTTATGATAGTAAATGATACTCCTTATGTTCTTGAGTTTAATGTACGATTTGGTGATCCTGAATGCGAGGTTCTTATGCCTTTGATAGACGGAAATTTAAGCCAAATTTTACTAGATGCTGCAACGAAAAAATTAACAAATATAAGCTTAAAAAATAGTGTTGCTATAGGAGTTGTGCTAGCTAGTAAAAATTATCCATATAGTTCAAGCCAAAAGGCTAAAATCATAGTAGAAAATGTTCCAGAAGGTACTCATATAGATTACGCTGGAGTAAGTAGTAATGGCGATGAACTTTACGCTGATGGTGGCAGAGTTTTGGTAGCTGTAGCAGTAGGGCAAGATATAAAAGAAGCTCATAAAAAAGCTTATGAACTTGTAAAAAATATTAAATTTGACGGTATGCAATACCGCAAAGATATAGCATATCAGGCGCTTAAATGA
- a CDS encoding putative protein, putative phosphoribosyltransferase (Pfam match to PF00156.23 Pribosyltran), protein MINPDDLKFENELDAAEKLLDILPKNELIDNGFVIVGSSLDSVVLTDKVASSLQLSYELLFSEQILAPNNPECEIGMVSETEEIVVNDELIKAFNISLDFIYGEAHRKYEEKILKNVYRYRKGKLLGDLKGKNILLIDEGCQTGATALVCIKTLINLEARSIVYATPLMPLNIVPYLNTLVDSIFCVKKIANFVDVDFYYKDKISPSSEAIMSILEDSPYYLPLQK, encoded by the coding sequence ATGATAAATCCAGACGATCTTAAATTTGAAAACGAGCTTGACGCCGCTGAAAAGCTACTTGATATACTACCAAAAAATGAGCTTATAGATAATGGTTTTGTTATCGTTGGATCATCTTTGGACTCTGTTGTCTTGACAGATAAAGTGGCTTCGTCTTTGCAGTTGAGTTATGAGCTGCTTTTTAGTGAGCAAATTCTAGCACCGAATAATCCAGAATGCGAGATCGGTATGGTGAGCGAAACTGAAGAGATAGTCGTAAATGACGAGCTTATAAAAGCTTTTAATATATCTTTGGATTTTATATATGGAGAAGCTCATAGAAAATATGAAGAGAAAATCTTGAAAAATGTGTATAGATATAGAAAAGGAAAGTTGTTAGGTGATTTAAAAGGAAAAAATATTTTGCTCATAGATGAAGGTTGTCAAACAGGTGCTACGGCTTTGGTATGTATAAAAACTCTTATAAATTTAGAAGCTAGATCCATTGTTTATGCTACGCCTCTTATGCCTTTAAATATAGTTCCATATCTAAATACCTTAGTCGATAGTATATTTTGTGTTAAAAAGATAGCGAATTTTGTAGATGTGGATTTTTATTATAAAGATAAAATCTCTCCATCATCAGAAGCTATTATGTCTATTTTAGAAGATAGTCCGTATTACTTACCATTACAAAAATAA
- the pnp gene encoding polynucleotide phosphorylase (Pfam matches to PF01138.17 RNase_PH, and to PF01138.17 RNase_PH, and to PF03725.11 RNase_PH_C, and to PF00013.25 KH_1, and to PF03726.10 PNPase, and to PF03725.11 RNase_PH_C, and to PF00575.19 S1) → MQCSIEVNNQIEIFDLDKVAKQAAGAVLMRVKNTVVLAAVAREDTQVEEDFLPLTVQYIEKQYAAGRIPGGYVKRETKPGDFETLTSRIIDRSLRPLFPKGYAYPTQIVVMVLSSDPEVDLQVVSLNAASVALYLSDIPVNSPVCGVRVGHINGKFVINPSNSELKNSALDLYVAGVKDELLMIEMRSLPNEQNEIVPVIAIDPMIDPSLNEGFVSRQKMNEFSEDLMIDGIKLATQAILKGSNAYEEAFCNYKKEIANLEYKPEIENENVAIYIDEFYKDDVKAAIHQMAKSERASELSKIAKQIALSEVAQKEGWDEALISNILGKYKKKLVRTGIIKDKKRADGRGLKDVRPISIETNILPNAHGSCLFTRGQTQALVVTTLGTDNDAQMSEYLTEKNAVADKFMFNYNFPGFSVGEASPLKAPGRRELGHGNLAKRALYPSIDLNSPYSLRVVSEILESNGSSSMASVCGGSLSLRAAGVETIKLVAGVAMGLIFEGDEHAVLTDIMGLEDHDGDMDFKVAGSKDGITALQMDIKLGGISLDVLKEALYQAKEAREHILNLMVKADEEIIINEDVLPKLELFSVDPSKIVDIIGQAGKTIKEIIERFEVSIDLDRDKGEVKIAGGERQKVEAAKDYIIQITQKDSRGGGFRNKREHKNVTPFNIGDEFEGEIKKMAPFGAFISLRDGVDGLLHISKIVSPLKEGDMIKVKVSDIKGGKISLDLN, encoded by the coding sequence ATGCAGTGTTCAATAGAAGTAAATAATCAAATTGAAATTTTTGATCTTGATAAGGTTGCCAAACAAGCAGCCGGCGCAGTATTAATGCGCGTGAAAAATACAGTCGTATTAGCCGCAGTTGCTAGAGAAGATACTCAAGTAGAAGAGGATTTTTTACCTCTTACTGTACAGTATATAGAAAAACAGTATGCCGCAGGTAGGATACCAGGAGGATATGTTAAAAGAGAGACTAAACCAGGGGATTTTGAGACCTTAACAAGCCGCATTATAGATAGAAGCTTAAGACCTTTATTTCCTAAAGGATATGCATATCCAACTCAGATTGTCGTAATGGTTTTAAGTAGTGATCCAGAAGTGGATTTGCAAGTAGTATCGCTAAATGCTGCGAGTGTAGCTTTATATCTTAGTGATATCCCAGTTAATAGTCCAGTTTGTGGCGTTAGAGTAGGGCATATAAATGGTAAATTTGTTATAAATCCAAGCAACTCAGAGCTAAAAAACTCTGCTCTTGATCTTTACGTAGCAGGTGTAAAAGATGAACTTCTTATGATAGAAATGAGAAGTTTGCCTAATGAGCAAAATGAAATTGTACCAGTTATCGCTATAGATCCTATGATAGATCCTAGTTTAAATGAAGGTTTTGTCTCAAGACAAAAAATGAATGAATTTAGCGAAGATCTTATGATAGATGGTATAAAATTAGCTACACAAGCCATACTAAAAGGAAGCAACGCATATGAAGAGGCGTTTTGTAACTACAAAAAAGAGATTGCAAATTTAGAGTATAAACCAGAGATAGAAAATGAAAATGTTGCGATATATATAGATGAATTTTACAAAGATGATGTAAAAGCGGCTATTCATCAAATGGCCAAAAGCGAAAGAGCTAGTGAGCTTTCTAAAATAGCTAAGCAAATAGCTCTTAGCGAAGTTGCTCAAAAAGAGGGCTGGGACGAAGCTCTTATCTCAAATATACTTGGAAAATATAAGAAAAAGTTAGTTAGAACAGGGATCATAAAAGATAAAAAAAGAGCTGATGGAAGAGGTTTAAAAGATGTTAGACCGATCAGCATTGAGACAAATATTTTACCAAATGCGCACGGAAGTTGTCTATTTACTCGTGGTCAAACTCAAGCTCTTGTTGTAACTACTTTAGGCACTGATAACGATGCTCAAATGAGTGAATATTTAACAGAAAAAAATGCGGTTGCCGATAAATTTATGTTTAATTATAATTTCCCTGGATTTAGCGTAGGCGAGGCAAGTCCTTTAAAAGCTCCTGGACGACGTGAGTTAGGACATGGAAATTTAGCAAAAAGAGCTCTTTATCCAAGTATAGACTTAAATAGTCCATACTCTTTAAGAGTTGTTAGCGAAATTTTAGAAAGTAATGGTTCAAGCTCTATGGCTAGCGTATGTGGAGGTTCTTTATCGCTTAGAGCAGCAGGAGTAGAAACTATCAAGCTTGTAGCTGGAGTGGCGATGGGTCTTATATTTGAAGGTGATGAACACGCTGTTTTAACAGATATTATGGGTCTTGAAGATCACGATGGAGATATGGATTTCAAAGTTGCAGGTTCAAAAGATGGTATCACCGCTCTTCAGATGGATATCAAATTAGGCGGAATTAGTTTAGACGTATTAAAAGAAGCGTTATATCAAGCAAAAGAAGCTAGGGAGCATATTTTAAATTTAATGGTTAAAGCAGATGAAGAGATAATCATAAATGAAGATGTTTTACCAAAATTAGAATTATTTAGCGTAGATCCTAGTAAAATAGTTGATATAATAGGGCAAGCTGGAAAAACTATAAAAGAGATTATAGAAAGATTTGAAGTTAGCATAGATCTTGATAGAGATAAAGGTGAAGTAAAGATAGCTGGAGGAGAGAGACAAAAGGTAGAAGCCGCTAAAGATTATATTATACAAATTACGCAAAAAGACAGCAGAGGCGGCGGTTTTAGGAACAAAAGAGAGCATAAAAACGTAACTCCTTTTAATATAGGAGATGAGTTTGAGGGTGAAATCAAAAAAATGGCTCCTTTTGGTGCATTTATATCTTTAAGAGATGGTGTTGATGGACTTTTACATATATCAAAAATAGTTTCACCTTTAAAAGAGGGTGATATGATAAAGGTAAAAGTTTCAGATATCAAAGGTGGAAAAATATCGTTAGATCTTAATTAA
- a CDS encoding putative protein (RDD domain) (Pfam match to PF06271.8 RDD) → MSENLLDKLDRENIEVASINKRLWAYCVDEILISLLFMLAYYNALAKASDDVEALILMISNMVFQIALLRVIYQTFFIWYYGATPGKMIFKIICIDTVMLSKPSLQASFLRAIVRVLSEWLFYLGFVWALSNQARQTWHDKLAKTVVCNAY, encoded by the coding sequence ATGAGTGAAAATTTATTAGATAAATTAGACAGGGAAAATATAGAAGTAGCAAGCATAAATAAAAGACTTTGGGCTTACTGCGTAGATGAGATTTTGATAAGTTTGTTATTTATGTTAGCTTACTATAACGCATTAGCTAAAGCTTCAGATGATGTAGAAGCTCTTATACTTATGATATCAAATATGGTTTTTCAAATTGCACTTTTAAGAGTTATCTATCAGACGTTTTTCATCTGGTATTATGGTGCAACTCCTGGAAAAATGATCTTTAAAATCATATGTATAGATACTGTTATGCTATCTAAGCCTAGTTTGCAAGCTAGTTTTTTAAGAGCTATCGTAAGAGTACTTAGTGAATGGCTGTTTTATTTAGGATTTGTGTGGGCTCTTAGCAATCAGGCTAGACAAACTTGGCACGATAAGTTGGCTAAAACAGTGGTTTGTAATGCTTATTAA
- the mug gene encoding G:T/U mismatch-specific DNA glycosylase (Pfam match to PF03167.15 UDG), with protein MLTHPFKPVFDSRSKILILGSFPSVKSREMGFYYAHSQNRFWKVLSALFGSEHLQNVQDKIDFLLKHQVAIYDAAYSCLVQGSSDNSISSVKPTNLDLIFENADIKAVFANGNTSYDICKKFYDFEVIKLPSTSPANAKFSLEKLVGEWKIILKYLE; from the coding sequence ATGCTAACTCACCCATTCAAACCAGTTTTTGACAGCAGATCAAAAATACTCATTTTAGGCTCATTTCCATCGGTAAAGTCCAGGGAAATGGGCTTTTACTACGCTCATTCGCAAAATAGATTTTGGAAAGTTTTATCCGCGCTTTTTGGTTCTGAACATTTACAAAACGTTCAAGATAAAATAGACTTTTTACTTAAACATCAAGTTGCGATTTACGACGCAGCTTATAGCTGTTTGGTGCAAGGCTCATCAGATAACTCTATATCAAGTGTTAAGCCGACAAATTTGGATCTAATCTTTGAAAATGCAGATATAAAAGCTGTTTTTGCAAACGGAAATACTTCTTATGATATTTGCAAAAAATTTTATGATTTTGAAGTGATAAAACTTCCTTCCACTAGTCCAGCAAATGCTAAGTTTAGTTTAGAAAAACTAGTTGGTGAATGGAAAATTATATTAAAGTATCTGGAGTAA
- a CDS encoding putative universal stress protein UspA (Pfam match to PF00582.22 Usp), producing MEIKKLFFPIGGGDNFEDRLYGALLVSKALKTHISFLASQMDFSLVCNLEMALNRGNIFNAFKDTVISELDDEKKKNYEIFNSLCAKLGITISDKPIAGVPTAEFHTKEGVRSKVVEYEAKFCDMIVAACPPEGEPTATFDSAVIKSGKNAIVIPRTLKEFKADNILIGWNGTSSISRAITQSMFLLKNSKKVHIIVTNKYFQNEQTIEKDILEYLSFHGINATFEVVKTTSVPGEALLQNALNGKFDMVIASSYGENGLKEMYLGGTTKYFLQNTPIPVFM from the coding sequence ATGGAGATTAAAAAACTGTTCTTCCCTATAGGTGGTGGAGATAATTTTGAAGATAGATTATATGGTGCTTTGCTAGTTAGTAAAGCTTTAAAAACGCACATAAGTTTTCTTGCTTCACAGATGGATTTTAGTCTAGTATGCAATCTTGAAATGGCTTTAAATAGAGGAAATATATTTAATGCTTTTAAAGACACTGTTATTTCGGAACTAGATGATGAGAAAAAGAAAAACTATGAGATATTTAATTCGCTTTGCGCTAAATTAGGTATAACTATCAGTGATAAACCTATAGCAGGCGTTCCGACTGCTGAGTTTCATACTAAAGAAGGTGTTAGAAGCAAAGTCGTAGAGTACGAAGCAAAGTTTTGCGATATGATAGTAGCTGCTTGCCCGCCAGAAGGAGAACCTACTGCTACTTTTGATTCTGCTGTTATAAAAAGTGGAAAAAATGCGATAGTTATCCCAAGAACTTTAAAAGAGTTTAAAGCAGATAATATTTTGATCGGTTGGAACGGAACTTCTAGCATATCAAGAGCTATAACTCAGTCTATGTTTTTACTGAAAAATTCAAAAAAAGTACATATTATAGTTACAAATAAGTATTTCCAAAATGAGCAAACTATAGAAAAAGATATTTTAGAATATCTATCTTTCCATGGTATAAATGCTACTTTTGAGGTCGTAAAAACTACATCAGTTCCAGGAGAAGCACTTCTTCAAAATGCTTTAAATGGTAAATTTGATATGGTTATAGCAAGTAGTTATGGTGAAAATGGATTAAAAGAGATGTATCTTGGCGGAACAACTAAGTACTTCTTGCAAAATACTCCAATTCCTGTTTTTATGTAG
- the hemD gene encoding uroporphyrinogen III synthase (Pfam match to PF02602.11 HEM4) gives MIYLVSNTPYNLDEVINLKVCEIVFYKFNLNLNDFDAAVFTSKNGVNALKFNNIKCENLDTFAISDSTAQACKEFGFKRIFEGFYAHGNEFAKEIFPLLKGKKVLYISAKDTVSGLSSFLQSNGVDINSLIAYENRLLKLNLKKPENGSTIIFTSPKNVEGFLSNFGWNDSYKAIAIGKTTAKALNFVTKAIISPTQQISECVNIAKSHKI, from the coding sequence ATGATATATTTAGTATCAAATACACCATATAATCTTGATGAGGTGATAAATTTAAAAGTATGCGAGATAGTATTTTATAAATTTAATTTAAATTTGAATGATTTTGACGCGGCTGTTTTTACCAGTAAAAACGGTGTAAATGCACTTAAATTTAATAATATAAAATGCGAAAATTTAGATACATTTGCCATAAGTGATTCAACTGCGCAAGCTTGCAAAGAGTTCGGTTTTAAGAGGATTTTTGAGGGTTTTTATGCTCACGGAAATGAATTTGCCAAAGAGATTTTCCCTCTTTTAAAAGGTAAAAAAGTACTTTATATAAGCGCAAAAGATACTGTTTCTGGTTTGAGTAGTTTTTTGCAAAGTAATGGCGTGGATATAAACAGTTTGATAGCTTATGAAAATAGACTTTTAAAGTTAAATTTAAAAAAACCTGAAAACGGATCTACTATTATTTTTACAAGTCCAAAAAATGTAGAAGGATTTTTGAGTAATTTTGGCTGGAATGATAGCTATAAAGCCATTGCGATCGGTAAAACTACGGCTAAAGCATTAAACTTCGTTACAAAGGCAATTATAAGCCCTACTCAGCAGATAAGCGAGTGTGTAAATATTGCAAAAAGTCACAAAATATAA
- a CDS encoding putative lipooligosaccharide transport system, OM component (LptD family), translating to MLIKKILLSFLFVSSLFARVENVEFLADRVEKDGNIVNANGNVLVYSQNYLVTADRAIYDQKSETIELFGNVNMLRGDSETSRSNYVMINLKTNDLNFDGSFAMDKDKEIWIQSDESCSTQEAYFASKSIVSSCNVQDPDWHINFSSGELNKQSKFMHLYNPVFYIKDMPVFYMPYFGFSTDKTRRTGFLSPQIAYSKSNGVMYLQPFYIAIADEWDLEFDPQIRTNRGSGIYSTFRFADSPYSGGLIRSGIFNEKNSYKEKENLKNTNHTGFEVQYDRDRLVKYLIDGDFTEGLWLRYTKLNDIDYLNLRGKKNGDYDSLVQSKLNYFITTDENYFGAYAKYYIDTAKISSKYGNDDTLQELPKLQYHSFTSTFIVPNLIYSFDAKYHNYTRNIGTRASQYEIDFPVGLNFNILDDYANFSVTENIYATHIAYKNNKLYTNGEFIDDNFNDYINHYHKFLIETDLAKAYNSFYHTINLKLDYIKPGYSNGSIENNLLKYYMLDQSGNNIKLTDSNLFEENFVSGLDKKYSKESTTADFVQFFYGSEGQKFLRHSIKQGFNIDDSDFENLENRLNLYFGNFNFANKIEYSHIDNSLAKIQSGTSYANSRFNVALWHTYDKNSDNKLIYDKESYLSSSLSINLPRSYRLFAGFDYDVQRSYTKMWRTGINYKRKCWDYSLVYQEDIEPKNTSAGLESKKSQGFYLYFSFYPLGGVGYDFSIEQNNEAKQ from the coding sequence ATGCTTATTAAAAAAATACTTTTATCTTTTTTGTTTGTTTCTTCTTTATTTGCACGTGTAGAAAATGTTGAGTTTTTAGCTGATAGGGTTGAAAAAGATGGAAATATAGTTAATGCAAATGGTAACGTTCTTGTGTATTCGCAAAATTATTTGGTTACTGCTGATAGAGCTATATATGATCAAAAAAGCGAAACTATAGAGCTTTTTGGCAATGTAAATATGCTAAGAGGCGATAGCGAAACATCGCGTTCAAACTATGTGATGATAAATTTAAAAACAAATGATTTGAATTTCGACGGTAGCTTTGCTATGGATAAAGATAAAGAGATCTGGATACAAAGCGATGAGAGCTGCAGCACTCAAGAGGCGTATTTTGCTTCTAAATCTATCGTATCGAGCTGTAATGTTCAAGATCCTGATTGGCATATAAATTTTAGCAGTGGTGAGTTAAATAAACAGAGTAAATTTATGCATCTTTATAATCCTGTTTTTTATATAAAAGATATGCCTGTTTTTTATATGCCGTATTTTGGATTTTCTACTGATAAGACTAGAAGAACAGGCTTTTTGTCACCTCAAATAGCATATAGCAAGAGTAACGGAGTTATGTATTTACAGCCGTTTTATATAGCTATAGCCGATGAGTGGGACTTGGAGTTTGATCCGCAGATAAGAACAAATAGAGGAAGCGGTATTTACTCTACATTTAGATTTGCAGATTCGCCTTATTCTGGCGGACTAATTAGAAGTGGTATATTTAATGAAAAAAATAGCTATAAAGAAAAAGAGAATTTAAAAAATACAAATCACACCGGTTTTGAAGTTCAGTATGATAGAGATAGATTGGTAAAATATCTCATAGACGGTGATTTTACAGAAGGTTTATGGCTTAGATATACAAAATTAAATGATATAGATTATCTTAATTTACGCGGTAAAAAAAATGGAGATTATGATTCGCTTGTACAGTCTAAATTAAATTATTTTATAACTACGGATGAAAATTATTTTGGTGCTTATGCAAAATACTATATAGACACAGCAAAAATCAGTTCGAAATACGGAAATGACGATACTCTTCAAGAGCTTCCAAAGTTGCAGTATCATAGCTTCACATCAACTTTTATAGTGCCAAATTTAATATATTCATTTGATGCTAAATATCATAATTATACAAGAAATATCGGAACTAGAGCGTCTCAATACGAGATAGATTTTCCAGTCGGTTTAAATTTTAATATCTTAGATGATTACGCAAATTTTTCTGTAACAGAAAATATATATGCAACTCATATAGCATATAAAAATAATAAACTTTATACAAACGGTGAGTTTATAGACGATAATTTTAATGACTACATAAACCATTACCATAAATTTCTTATAGAAACAGATCTAGCAAAAGCTTATAATAGCTTCTATCATACTATAAATTTAAAACTCGATTATATAAAGCCTGGTTATTCTAACGGAAGTATAGAAAATAATTTACTAAAATACTATATGTTAGATCAAAGTGGCAATAATATAAAATTAACCGATTCAAATTTGTTTGAAGAAAATTTCGTGAGCGGACTTGACAAAAAATATAGCAAAGAAAGCACTACTGCTGATTTCGTACAGTTTTTTTACGGTTCTGAGGGGCAGAAATTTTTAAGACATAGCATAAAACAAGGATTTAATATAGACGATAGCGATTTTGAAAATTTAGAAAATAGACTGAATTTATATTTCGGTAATTTTAATTTTGCAAATAAGATCGAGTATTCGCATATAGATAATAGTTTAGCAAAAATTCAAAGCGGAACTAGCTACGCAAATTCACGTTTTAACGTCGCTTTATGGCATACGTACGATAAAAATAGCGATAATAAATTAATTTACGATAAAGAGAGTTATCTAAGTTCGTCTTTGAGTATAAATTTACCTAGAAGTTATAGGTTGTTTGCGGGTTTTGACTATGATGTTCAAAGAAGTTATACAAAGATGTGGAGAACTGGTATCAATTACAAAAGAAAATGCTGGGATTATAGTCTTGTGTATCAAGAGGATATAGAGCCAAAAAATACTAGTGCAGGTTTAGAGTCTAAAAAGAGTCAAGGTTTCTATCTGTATTTTAGTTTTTATCCATTAGGCGGGGTTGGATATGACTTTTCTATAGAGCAAAACAATGAGGCGAAACAATGA